A genomic stretch from uncultured Pseudodesulfovibrio sp. includes:
- a CDS encoding N-acetylmuramic acid 6-phosphate etherase: MSAIKDSTHTATERTSPRSIGIDTWPSADVLTHLWQDQINGVSAVRAAIPHIEAAALGSVDRLRDDKSRLMYVGAGSSGVLAGLDGIELPCTFGWPENRLAVYRADDADNILTITTPGDDDVVAAQTDFRKSTISGYDVVVAVSASGNTAYTCTFAEQAKQHGALVIGIANNAMSRLLSIANHPILLDTGPEVIAGSTRLKAGTAQKTALGMFSTLVMTRLGHVHDGMLIDVEPENAKLRKRAARVVASIADVPVDVAEVALDQTEYAVKPAVLVAKGMTPKQAQEALKKSGQNLREVLIHIAQA, encoded by the coding sequence ATGTCAGCAATAAAGGATTCCACACACACAGCAACAGAGCGCACTTCCCCCCGTTCCATCGGCATCGACACATGGCCGTCCGCAGACGTACTCACCCACCTCTGGCAGGACCAGATCAACGGAGTCTCCGCGGTCAGAGCAGCCATACCGCACATAGAAGCTGCCGCTCTTGGTTCTGTAGATCGCCTGAGAGATGATAAAAGCCGTCTCATGTATGTGGGTGCGGGATCATCCGGTGTACTGGCCGGACTGGACGGCATCGAGCTGCCATGCACCTTTGGCTGGCCTGAGAATCGCCTTGCCGTTTACCGGGCAGACGATGCCGACAACATCCTGACCATCACCACACCGGGTGATGACGATGTGGTAGCCGCACAGACAGACTTCAGGAAAAGCACTATTTCCGGCTACGACGTGGTTGTGGCAGTCTCTGCCAGTGGCAACACGGCATACACATGCACATTTGCCGAACAGGCCAAACAACATGGCGCACTGGTCATAGGGATCGCAAACAACGCCATGTCCCGCCTGCTCTCCATTGCCAACCATCCGATTCTGCTCGACACAGGCCCGGAGGTTATCGCCGGATCAACCCGACTCAAGGCCGGGACCGCACAGAAAACCGCTCTTGGCATGTTCTCGACTCTGGTTATGACCAGGCTGGGGCATGTTCATGACGGTATGCTGATCGACGTAGAACCGGAAAATGCCAAACTGCGTAAAAGAGCAGCCCGTGTGGTCGCATCAATTGCGGATGTCCCTGTTGACGTTGCCGAGGTCGCACTCGATCAAACTGAATATGCAGTCAAGCCAGCCGTGCTTGTCGCCAAGGGAATGACTCCGAAACAGGCACAGGAAGCATTGAAGAAGTCAGGACAGAATCTGAGAGAAGTCCTGATTCACATTGCCCAAGCCTGA
- a CDS encoding ABC transporter substrate-binding protein: protein MLKRFTGFALAALLITSMLATSAFAATTLKIESWRNDDSDIWTDTIIPAFNKKHPDIQLVFAPMPPAEYNAGLNAKLAGGTAGDLITCRPFDASLELFNKGYIVALDDLAGMKEFSGVAKSAWQTDDGKSTFAVPMASVIHGFIYNKEAFEELGLSVPATEAEFFTVLEKIKADGNYIPLAFGTADQWEAATMGFQNIGPNYWKGEEGRKALIAGTAKLTDAPYVNTWKQLAKWAPYMGKGFKAQKYPDSQNLFTLGRAAIYPAGSWDITTFNTQADFKFGAFPPPLPEGATKGYISDHTDIALGLNAASPNKDAARLFLEWLSSPEFAELYANSLPGFFPLSNHKVSLKDPVAQEFVNWRNTHESTIRNSYQILSRGTPNLENQLWNVSSQVINGTMTPEDAAKETQAGLEKWYKPQQ from the coding sequence ATGCTTAAAAGATTTACTGGATTTGCGCTGGCCGCGCTGCTGATCACCAGCATGCTCGCCACCAGTGCCTTTGCCGCAACCACGCTGAAAATAGAAAGCTGGCGTAATGACGACAGCGACATCTGGACCGACACCATCATCCCCGCATTCAACAAGAAGCACCCGGACATCCAACTTGTCTTCGCTCCAATGCCTCCGGCAGAATACAATGCTGGTCTCAATGCCAAGCTGGCTGGCGGAACCGCCGGCGACCTGATCACCTGCCGCCCCTTTGACGCCTCCCTTGAACTGTTCAACAAGGGCTACATTGTCGCACTGGACGATCTTGCAGGCATGAAAGAATTTTCCGGCGTTGCCAAATCCGCATGGCAGACCGATGACGGTAAATCCACCTTCGCGGTCCCCATGGCTTCCGTCATCCACGGCTTCATCTACAACAAGGAAGCCTTCGAAGAACTCGGCCTGTCCGTCCCCGCAACTGAAGCAGAATTCTTCACCGTTCTCGAAAAAATCAAGGCCGACGGCAATTACATTCCTCTGGCTTTTGGCACCGCTGACCAGTGGGAAGCTGCCACCATGGGTTTCCAGAACATCGGTCCCAACTACTGGAAGGGCGAAGAAGGCCGCAAAGCACTGATCGCAGGTACAGCGAAGCTGACCGACGCTCCATACGTCAATACATGGAAGCAGCTCGCCAAATGGGCTCCTTACATGGGCAAGGGCTTCAAGGCGCAAAAATATCCTGACAGCCAGAACCTGTTTACCCTTGGACGCGCCGCCATATACCCGGCCGGTTCCTGGGACATCACCACTTTCAACACCCAGGCCGACTTCAAATTCGGCGCATTCCCTCCGCCGCTGCCTGAAGGTGCTACCAAAGGCTACATTTCCGATCATACCGACATCGCACTGGGCCTGAACGCTGCCTCCCCGAACAAGGACGCTGCACGGCTGTTCCTGGAGTGGTTGTCCTCTCCTGAATTCGCTGAATTGTATGCCAACTCCCTGCCCGGCTTCTTCCCCCTGTCCAACCACAAAGTCTCCCTGAAAGACCCGGTTGCCCAGGAATTCGTAAACTGGCGCAACACACACGAGTCCACCATCCGCAACTCCTACCAGATCCTCTCCCGTGGTACCCCGAACCTTGAGAATCAGCTGTGGAACGTCAGCTCTCAGGTCATCAACGGCACCATGACTCCCGAGGACGCTGCGAAGGAAACACAGGCCGGCCTCGAAAAGTGGTACAAGCCCCAGCAATAG
- a CDS encoding sugar ABC transporter permease, with protein sequence MSASGGRFARFPHHIVLFLAPATIIYTLFMIYPLLDSIRLSLYSTDGSGTFSFSGWANYVALITDPQWSEAFWNALWNNFKFFCVHMFVQNPIGIMLAALLSLPKLTGRTTYRTLIFIPTMLSVVIIGFIWQLILSPLWGVSETLLSFVGLTDWFQPWLGQEGTALVTLSLISVWQFVGIPMMLIYAAMLNIPHDLVEGAIIDGATHWDIFWHIKLPLILPTIAMVSVLTFVANFNAFDLIYAVKGALAGPDFSTDIMGTLFYRTFFGFQLQLGNPTMGATIATMMFMVILLGVLLYLFILQRKLRRYAL encoded by the coding sequence ATGAGCGCATCAGGCGGAAGATTCGCGCGTTTCCCGCATCACATCGTACTATTCCTGGCTCCGGCCACGATCATCTACACTTTGTTCATGATCTATCCCCTGCTCGATTCCATCCGACTGAGTCTTTACAGCACAGACGGAAGCGGAACATTCTCCTTCTCGGGATGGGCCAACTATGTCGCATTGATCACTGACCCCCAATGGTCAGAAGCATTCTGGAATGCACTCTGGAACAACTTCAAATTTTTCTGTGTCCACATGTTCGTGCAAAATCCTATCGGCATCATGCTGGCCGCCCTACTCAGTCTGCCCAAACTCACAGGGCGCACAACGTACCGCACACTGATTTTCATTCCGACCATGCTTTCAGTCGTTATCATCGGTTTCATCTGGCAGCTTATTCTCAGTCCACTCTGGGGCGTAAGCGAAACCCTGCTCAGCTTCGTAGGCCTGACAGACTGGTTCCAGCCCTGGCTTGGACAGGAAGGTACTGCCCTTGTTACCCTGTCACTGATCTCGGTCTGGCAGTTCGTGGGTATTCCCATGATGCTGATCTATGCCGCCATGCTGAACATTCCGCATGATCTGGTGGAAGGCGCCATCATCGACGGTGCCACCCACTGGGATATTTTCTGGCACATCAAACTGCCGCTCATCCTGCCGACTATTGCCATGGTCTCTGTTCTGACCTTTGTGGCAAACTTCAACGCCTTTGATCTCATTTATGCGGTCAAGGGGGCACTGGCAGGGCCGGACTTCTCCACCGACATCATGGGGACCCTCTTCTACCGCACGTTTTTCGGGTTCCAGCTCCAATTAGGCAACCCGACAATGGGGGCAACTATCGCAACCATGATGTTCATGGTCATCCTGCTTGGCGTCCTGCTCTATCTCTTTATCCTGCAACGCAAACTGCGCCGGTACGCACTGTAG
- a CDS encoding carbohydrate ABC transporter permease: MHKTKKAVSTLGIHLILLTYTLIALWPIFLTIINSFKTRKAIFRNPMSLPGMDTFSLKGFVKVLVRSDFEIYFMNSIIVTVATLVLVLLLGAMAAWALSEYEFKGNKWLGLYLAIGIMIPIRLGSVSLLQLIVDMNLTNTLTALVLVYVAQSIPLAIFILSEFMQQIPKDLKEAARCDGVSEYTIFFKVILPLTRPAIATVGVFTLVPVWNDLWFPLILAPSEQTQTITLGVQQFIGQYVTDWNAVLASLTLAIVPILIIYILLSRHLIRGITAGAVK; this comes from the coding sequence ATGCACAAGACCAAGAAAGCCGTCAGCACGCTGGGCATCCACTTAATCCTGCTCACCTACACGCTCATTGCCCTATGGCCAATTTTTCTGACAATCATCAACTCGTTCAAGACACGCAAGGCCATCTTTCGTAATCCCATGAGCCTGCCCGGAATGGATACGTTCAGCCTCAAGGGATTCGTCAAGGTACTGGTCCGTTCGGATTTCGAAATATACTTCATGAATTCCATCATCGTCACGGTGGCGACATTGGTATTGGTACTCCTGCTCGGCGCAATGGCTGCCTGGGCGTTGTCCGAATACGAATTCAAGGGCAACAAGTGGCTCGGTCTCTATCTGGCAATCGGGATCATGATCCCCATCCGCCTCGGTTCGGTCAGCCTGCTTCAGCTCATCGTGGACATGAACCTGACCAATACCCTGACCGCACTGGTACTCGTTTACGTTGCACAAAGCATCCCACTGGCAATATTCATCCTTTCGGAGTTCATGCAGCAAATACCAAAAGATCTGAAGGAAGCCGCCCGCTGTGATGGCGTAAGCGAATACACTATTTTCTTCAAAGTCATCCTGCCGCTGACCCGTCCCGCCATCGCCACTGTCGGCGTCTTCACGCTGGTCCCGGTCTGGAATGATCTCTGGTTCCCGCTGATCCTGGCCCCGAGTGAACAGACGCAGACCATCACCCTGGGCGTCCAGCAGTTCATCGGCCAATATGTCACTGACTGGAACGCAGTGCTGGCGTCTTTGACACTGGCTATCGTCCCGATTCTGATTATCTACATTCTGCTGTCCAGGCACCTGATCCGCGGCATTACCGCCGGTGCTGTCAAATAG
- the ugpC gene encoding sn-glycerol-3-phosphate ABC transporter ATP-binding protein UgpC — MSDIQLKNIDKAFGKVEVLHDVNMTVNDGEFVVFVGPSGCGKSTLLRVIAGLEKVTAGEIFIDNELVNDIQPRERGIAMVFQSYALYPHMTVYKNMSFGLKLKKHDKQEIDRRVRHAADTLQLTEYLNRRPAELSGGQRQRVAIGRAIVRKPKVFLFDEPLSNLDAALRVQTRIEIAKLHKKLDATIIYVTHDQVEAMTLADKIVVLHDGRVEQVGAPLELYNAPANLFVAGFIGSPKMNSLKGVVTSVKGTTVEISLPDGKAITIEHETPGNENAQATVGIRPEHLILAKPEDGLLKAEVDVVERLGDVSYLYCTLSDGTAIIASTPGTSLATTGDIVHLTARIEKIHVFGPDGTTWK, encoded by the coding sequence ATGTCCGATATCCAACTGAAAAACATTGATAAGGCGTTCGGCAAGGTCGAAGTCCTCCACGACGTGAATATGACCGTCAACGACGGAGAATTCGTCGTATTTGTCGGCCCGTCCGGCTGCGGCAAATCCACACTTCTACGCGTCATTGCCGGACTGGAAAAAGTCACGGCAGGCGAAATATTCATCGACAATGAACTGGTCAATGACATCCAGCCCCGCGAACGCGGTATCGCCATGGTATTCCAATCCTACGCACTTTACCCGCACATGACGGTCTATAAAAACATGTCTTTTGGCCTGAAACTCAAAAAACACGACAAGCAGGAAATTGACCGCCGCGTCCGTCACGCAGCCGACACTCTGCAACTGACCGAGTACCTGAATCGCCGCCCCGCAGAGCTCTCGGGAGGCCAGAGACAACGTGTAGCGATTGGTCGGGCCATCGTCCGCAAACCCAAAGTTTTTCTCTTTGACGAACCGCTGTCTAATCTTGACGCCGCGCTCAGGGTGCAGACACGCATCGAAATAGCCAAGTTGCATAAAAAACTTGACGCGACCATCATCTATGTCACCCACGATCAGGTGGAGGCCATGACACTGGCTGACAAGATCGTAGTGCTTCACGATGGCCGGGTGGAACAAGTCGGCGCCCCCCTTGAACTCTACAACGCCCCGGCCAATCTATTCGTGGCTGGATTCATCGGCTCGCCCAAGATGAATTCCCTCAAGGGTGTTGTAACCTCCGTCAAAGGGACAACAGTTGAAATCAGCCTGCCTGACGGAAAGGCAATCACCATCGAGCACGAAACCCCCGGAAACGAGAACGCACAGGCCACTGTGGGCATCAGGCCAGAGCACCTGATCCTTGCCAAACCAGAAGACGGACTGCTCAAGGCAGAGGTGGATGTAGTCGAACGGTTGGGCGATGTCAGCTATCTCTACTGCACGCTGTCGGACGGCACTGCGATTATCGCCAGTACCCCCGGCACCAGTCTGGCAACCACCGGAGATATCGTTCATTTGACAGCCCGCATCGAAAAAATCCACGTTTTCGGCCCGGACGGCACAACCTGGAAATAA
- a CDS encoding ROK family transcriptional regulator, whose translation MQAANRELMRAINRDSVLRTIRLQGEISRKQIAAQTGLGQSTVTDITAALLQENLLLEKSAPGSHAGRPPILLSLNPDGTFVAGAYITSRQISVVVINLEAQVMGSHANLLDKNATTPEKIADLVAETVRTCCTRNGFLPDDISGLGLGIPGLVNSDNGMIHFHPGFNKGFDWSNIPFKDLVEKRTGFQTFIENSSNTLAIFEHWFGAARGIDNFFVTTLEHGVGLGLYANGALVRGWQGMAGEFGHVRGNCHDSVCRCGMKGCLEAVASPYAILEQAQIAARQGLWHPKSEHITLEEVILAANNGEQPLLEIFTRAGTILGQRITDLTRILNPETIIITGKNNLAEDMLFTPLSQAMENCNSEIFGTMPKLVIRPWREENYARGAGALVLQRLHQNCAL comes from the coding sequence GTGCAGGCGGCCAACAGGGAACTCATGCGCGCCATCAACCGCGACAGCGTCCTCAGGACGATCAGGTTGCAGGGCGAAATATCACGCAAGCAGATTGCAGCGCAGACCGGACTCGGACAATCGACCGTCACGGACATCACTGCGGCCCTGCTTCAGGAAAACCTGCTGCTTGAAAAATCAGCTCCCGGCAGTCACGCCGGCCGTCCCCCTATCCTCCTTTCTCTCAACCCGGACGGCACGTTCGTTGCCGGAGCATACATTACATCACGACAAATCAGCGTGGTGGTCATTAATCTGGAAGCTCAGGTCATGGGGTCCCATGCAAATCTTCTGGACAAAAATGCCACCACTCCAGAGAAAATTGCTGATCTCGTAGCCGAAACGGTAAGGACGTGCTGCACACGAAATGGCTTTCTACCGGACGACATCTCCGGCCTCGGCCTCGGCATACCGGGGCTGGTCAATTCTGACAACGGCATGATCCACTTCCACCCTGGCTTCAACAAGGGATTCGACTGGTCGAATATCCCCTTCAAGGATTTGGTGGAAAAACGAACCGGATTCCAGACATTTATCGAAAATAGCTCCAACACGCTGGCTATATTCGAACATTGGTTTGGTGCTGCGAGGGGTATCGACAATTTTTTCGTGACCACACTGGAGCACGGTGTCGGTCTGGGCCTCTACGCTAATGGCGCACTTGTCCGCGGATGGCAGGGTATGGCTGGAGAATTCGGTCACGTCAGAGGCAATTGCCACGATTCCGTGTGTCGGTGCGGCATGAAAGGCTGTCTTGAAGCGGTTGCCTCGCCTTACGCCATTCTTGAACAAGCACAGATAGCCGCCCGGCAGGGCTTGTGGCACCCGAAATCAGAACATATCACACTGGAAGAGGTCATTCTCGCAGCCAATAACGGCGAGCAACCCCTGCTGGAGATATTCACCCGTGCAGGCACCATTCTCGGTCAGCGAATAACCGATCTGACACGCATTCTGAACCCGGAAACCATCATCATCACCGGCAAGAACAATCTGGCTGAAGACATGCTCTTCACGCCGTTGTCTCAAGCCATGGAAAACTGCAACTCCGAAATCTTCGGCACCATGCCAAAGCTTGTCATCCGCCCATGGCGCGAAGAAAACTATGCACGAGGGGCTGGAGCCCTGGTCCTCCAGAGACTGCATCAGAACTGCGCGCTGTAA
- a CDS encoding methylated-DNA--[protein]-cysteine S-methyltransferase codes for MLQYTTFDTPLWELILVGTEQGITNLHIMTDQTKRQFEIDPSWKRNDSLFDKAKTQLLEYFAGKRKEFTLNLIPQGTDFQKKVWSALGKIPYGEVRTYKDIAIATGNSNSSRAVGMANSKNPIPIIVPCHRVIGSNGKLTGFALGLKAKEHLLNIEKGK; via the coding sequence ATGCTCCAATACACAACATTTGACACGCCACTATGGGAACTCATTCTCGTCGGCACAGAGCAGGGAATCACGAACCTGCATATAATGACCGATCAGACCAAACGACAATTCGAAATTGATCCTTCATGGAAGCGAAATGATTCCCTCTTTGACAAAGCCAAAACACAATTGCTGGAATACTTTGCCGGAAAACGTAAGGAATTTACGCTGAACCTCATACCGCAGGGAACCGATTTTCAAAAAAAGGTCTGGAGCGCACTCGGCAAAATTCCATACGGCGAAGTGCGAACCTACAAGGATATTGCCATAGCCACTGGTAATTCGAACAGTTCCCGGGCCGTAGGCATGGCAAACTCGAAAAACCCCATTCCAATCATTGTTCCATGCCACAGAGTCATCGGTTCAAACGGAAAACTCACCGGATTCGCCCTTGGCCTCAAGGCCAAGGAACACCTCCTGAATATTGAAAAAGGAAAATAA
- a CDS encoding transcriptional repressor, translated as MKAPQDVFAEYLANENLKMTPQRRLILDTIQKNNDHLSSEELYAKVKKRDSSVGQATVYRTLKLLSDSGLVEPLDFADGVTRYEPSYGKDHHDHLICENCGKNIEILDDTIEQRQEELAAKHGFTLLRHKMYLYGLCPDCQK; from the coding sequence ATGAAAGCCCCGCAAGATGTCTTTGCAGAATATCTGGCTAATGAGAACCTCAAGATGACGCCTCAACGCAGGCTCATTCTCGACACTATTCAAAAAAACAACGACCATCTGTCTTCAGAAGAGTTATACGCCAAAGTCAAAAAAAGAGACAGCTCTGTCGGTCAGGCCACAGTCTACCGGACGCTCAAGCTTTTGAGTGATTCGGGACTGGTCGAACCGTTGGACTTTGCCGATGGTGTCACCAGATATGAACCAAGCTACGGCAAGGACCACCACGATCACCTCATCTGTGAAAATTGTGGAAAGAACATCGAAATTCTGGATGATACCATCGAACAGCGTCAGGAAGAGCTTGCCGCAAAGCATGGGTTCACCCTGCTTCGCCATAAAATGTACCTGTACGGCCTTTGTCCCGACTGCCAGAAGTAA
- a CDS encoding flagellar brake protein: MSNPEIVGAKKPDTFKVNREHWADHSIYYGASVHVTKVFDKEKLSGRIIGLSEYKYLILEIPLVIGHRARYTPGSTVIVKFVKEGTVYGFYSEILQIHYDPAPVMYLKYPSEVESFEFRAHKRFAGRIPARMFNDEAHYHCLINDISSGGCSLTVYQASLKGKEHVSLDDKASLVFSLSGLGEIELSCTVKSMSQEASATNYGLEFHATGEAYKQMGRYLEMLSY, translated from the coding sequence ATGTCAAATCCAGAAATCGTCGGGGCAAAAAAACCCGACACATTCAAGGTGAATCGTGAGCACTGGGCCGATCACTCCATCTATTATGGTGCAAGTGTTCATGTGACCAAGGTGTTTGATAAGGAGAAGCTCAGCGGCCGCATAATCGGCTTGAGCGAATACAAATATCTGATTCTGGAAATCCCTTTGGTCATCGGCCATCGGGCACGATATACTCCGGGGTCAACGGTCATTGTGAAGTTTGTCAAAGAAGGAACCGTTTACGGATTTTATTCCGAGATTCTTCAGATTCATTATGATCCTGCACCCGTCATGTATCTCAAATACCCATCTGAGGTGGAGTCCTTCGAGTTTCGCGCACACAAGCGCTTTGCGGGCAGAATCCCGGCGCGCATGTTCAATGATGAAGCCCACTATCATTGTCTTATCAATGATATTAGTTCCGGTGGGTGCAGTCTCACAGTGTATCAGGCCAGCCTCAAGGGAAAAGAGCATGTCTCTCTCGATGATAAGGCAAGTCTTGTTTTTAGCCTGTCTGGTCTCGGGGAGATAGAGCTTTCCTGCACGGTCAAGAGCATGTCGCAGGAAGCCAGTGCGACCAATTATGGTCTGGAGTTTCATGCGACTGGTGAGGCATACAAGCAGATGGGACGGTATCTTGAGATGCTGTCATATTAG
- a CDS encoding ABC transporter substrate-binding protein — protein MKRLTVFLVAMFVLGMAATSFAEGRLVIYCSNEPFACQAVADEFAKKFDVKVQMTRSGSGSTYAKILAEKDNPKGDVWYAGTLDPHSQAGVNGLLESYESPMLKEIGPEFQNPATSKKYQSTGVYAGVLGYSVNTDVLKEKGLEMPRSWEDLTKPEYKGMIQVASPQSSGTAYTVLATMVQLKGEDAAYEYLAKLHKNVNQYTKSGSAPGKAAARGETMIGIGFLHDHALQKANGFPLELVVPSEGTGYEIGGLSIIKNCRNLENAKKFVDFMLSAEGQEVPQRVKMFQVPTNINAKVPAEAIRLDEVKLIDYDFVKYGSEDMRAHLIDRWVMEIKPLAR, from the coding sequence ATGAAACGACTGACAGTGTTTCTCGTAGCGATGTTCGTACTCGGCATGGCTGCCACCAGCTTCGCCGAAGGGCGCCTGGTCATTTACTGTTCCAACGAGCCTTTTGCATGCCAGGCTGTGGCTGACGAGTTCGCCAAAAAGTTTGATGTAAAGGTTCAAATGACCCGCTCCGGTTCAGGCTCTACCTATGCCAAGATTCTGGCTGAAAAAGACAACCCAAAAGGTGATGTCTGGTACGCAGGAACTCTTGATCCTCATTCTCAGGCTGGCGTGAACGGCCTGCTGGAATCCTATGAATCCCCAATGCTCAAGGAAATTGGTCCTGAATTTCAGAATCCCGCCACCAGCAAGAAATATCAATCCACCGGCGTTTACGCTGGCGTACTTGGCTATTCCGTCAATACCGACGTATTAAAGGAAAAAGGGTTGGAAATGCCCCGTTCCTGGGAAGATCTGACCAAGCCCGAATACAAGGGCATGATTCAGGTTGCCAGCCCCCAGTCTTCCGGCACCGCCTACACCGTTCTGGCCACCATGGTTCAGCTCAAGGGTGAAGACGCGGCTTACGAGTACCTCGCCAAGCTGCACAAGAACGTGAACCAGTACACCAAATCCGGCTCGGCTCCGGGCAAAGCCGCTGCCCGTGGCGAAACCATGATCGGCATCGGCTTCCTGCATGACCATGCGCTTCAGAAGGCCAACGGCTTCCCGCTGGAACTGGTTGTCCCGAGTGAAGGCACCGGCTACGAGATCGGCGGTCTGTCCATCATCAAGAACTGCCGCAACCTCGAAAACGCCAAGAAATTCGTCGACTTCATGCTCAGCGCAGAAGGTCAGGAAGTTCCCCAGCGCGTAAAAATGTTCCAGGTTCCCACCAACATCAATGCCAAGGTGCCTGCTGAAGCCATCCGTCTGGATGAGGTCAAGCTTATTGACTACGACTTCGTCAAATACGGCTCCGAAGACATGCGTGCTCACCTAATTGATCGCTGGGTCATGGAAATCAAGCCGCTGGCCCGTTAA